In the Gemmatimonadota bacterium genome, CTCTTCGCGTGGCCCCACGGCTTCTACGTGGACGGCGCTGGCAACGTCTGGGTCACCGACGGTCCTACAGGCGCGCGCGCGGAAGCGGGCGCCGCCGAGGGGAAAGGCCAGCAGGTCTTCAAACTCAGCCCGGAAGGCAGAGTCCTCATGACGCTTGGCATCGCCGGCGTCTGGGGAGGGCCAGAGGATCAAGACCGCTTCAACGGCCCCTCCGACGTGCTGGTTGCCCCGACCGGCGAGATCTACGTCTTGGACGGCCACGGCGAGGGCGGCAACAATCGAGTCGTCAAGTTCACCAGCGATGGCCGCTTCGACCTGAGCTGGGGGACGGGAGGACCGGGCCCCGCCGCCGGCGAGCTCTCGGACGCCCACGCGATCGCGATGGACTCCCAGGGACGGATCTTCGTCGGCGATCGTCGCAACATCCGTATCCAGATTTTCGATCGCGACGGAAATTTCCTGGAGCAGTGGACCCACTTCGGCCCGCCGAGCGACATCTACATCGATGCAAACGACGTCATGTACGTGACCGACACGCAGACGGGTGCGTTGCCCGGCTGGTACGCGGAGCGGCGGGGTGAAGGATGGGTCAGAGGCATCCGGGTCGGGGACGCCAGGACCGGCCAGGTGACCGCCTTCATCCCGAGCGACGCGGAGTTCGCGGCGGCGGATCGCGCGGGCAACGTGTACGGGGCACACGTCCCAGGCCAGACGTTGGTGAAATACGAGAGAATCCGGTAGCGCGCGGTTCTTTTTCAGACACGAACGCCAACGATCGGAGAACAACCATGAAGAACTAAGGACGAGTGGGTGCGTTCCTGCTCGCGAGCGCCTTTCTGAGTCTAGAGTGCCTACTCGTACCGCAGCGCGTCGATCGGGTCCAGGATCGAGGCCCGCCGGGCTGGCCAGATCCCGAAAAACAAACCGACCGCAGCCGAGAAAGCGAGCGCCGCAATCACCGCTTCAGGCCGGACGGCCGTATCCCAACCGGCAACCCGCGTCATCACTTCCGCCGCACCGTAACCGGCGGCCACCCCCAAGAAGCCACCAAGAGTGCACAGGAAGAGTGCTTCCACCAGGAACTGGGACATGATCGCTCGCTTCGTCGCGCCCATCGCCTTGCGAATCCCGATCTCGCGAGTGCGCTCCGTCACCGACACCAGCATGATATTCATGATGCCGATGCCACCTACGAGCAGGCTCACTGCCGCGATTCCCGCCAGCAACAGCGTGAACGTCTCGTTCGTCTCGTTGAACGTTGCGAGAAGGTCCGATGAGTTGCTGATGTTGAAGTCCGCATCCTCACCCGGCCGGATCCGGCGCTCCCGGCGCATGATTCGGTCGATCTCCGCGTACGCCATGTCTAGCTCGTCAGTCGTTGCAGTCGCTGCGTAGATCGCGCTCAGCCGGTCCCGCCCACCCATCACCCGATATTGCGCGGTCGACTGTGGGACGAAGATCTGATCGTCAGGACGGACCCAGGCGGCGTCGCCCTTCTCCGCCAAGACACCGACCACCTCGAACGGAATCCCGCGCACCTGGATCGTCTGGCCGACGAGGAGCTCGGGAGGCGTCTCGCCGAGCGACTCCGGGAGATTGCTTCCGAGCACCACGACGCGACGCCGCCCCCGGACCTCACCCCAGGTGAAGAAGCGCCCGGCGACGAGACTGTGGTTGTAGATGTCGAAATACTCCGGCCACACGCCCATCAGCGTGTTACTGGAATTCCAACGCAGGTAAGTGACCTGCATGCGGGACTGCTGCTCGGGCGACACGGTCAGAAGACCACTCGAGCCGTCTCTCAGTGCGGCCGCGTCATCGACGGACATCTGGGTGTCGCCACGAGCAACGCCGTGCATCATTTGCTGTCCGGGTCGGATCGTCAGAACCGTGGTGCCCAACCGGTTGATCTGCTCCTGCACGCTCTGTTGGGCGCCCTCTCCGAGCGCGACCATCGTGATCACGGCCGCGATTCCGATCACGATCCCCAGTGTCGTGAGGACCGACCGCAGCAGGTTCGCACGGATCGCACCCATCGAAACCACCAAAATCTCAAGAAATAACATCTCGCCTCTCCTATCGGGGCCGACCGCGACCGCGCATGCCGCCCATGCCGCGTGTCGAGCCGCCGAACGGGTTGCCTCCGCCCATGCGCTCACGCATGCGGTCGAGGTACGCCTGCTGCTGGGCCATGAGCTGAGCCGCACCGACGACGACCAGCACGTCGCCTTCCTCGACGCCGCTCACGATCTCCGTACGGTCCCAGTCGTTCAGACCGATCTGTATGAGCCTGGGTTGCGGCACGCTGTCGGCGCCCATCACGAAGACCACTGCGGAGCGGGATTCACGAGGCGGACCGCCGTCGCCCCCCATGTCACCGAATCCTGCCATCGCGCCCTGTATGCGCGCGCGCATCTCTTCCTGCGTGATCTCACCGGACTGACCGCCACCCCGCTGGCCACGTCCAGCACTGTGGTCTCCGCCCTGTCCACCGCCGAATCCACCTTCCCCGCCTCGTCGGCCACCCCGGCCAGCGCCTTCGCCTCCCCCACCGCGTCCACCCATGGCGGCATACCCGCCGAAGCCACCTCGGCCGGCGCTCATGAACTCGGACAGATCCATGTTGTCGACGTCCAGGCCGAGCGCCATCGCCGCCGGACCGACGTCCGTCGTCTTCACGATCGCGTTGTTGGGCACGACCAGCACGTTCACCGCCTCATCCACCATCACTTCGACTTCGGCGTTCATGCCCGGCTTCAACAGCCCTCCGCGATTGTCGATGCTCACGATGACCGGGAACATCGTCACGTTCTGTTCGACCGTCGCCTGCGGCTCGATCTTCTTGATCGCGCCGCGGAAGATGCGATCGGGGAACGCTTCCACCGTCACGTTCGCGACCATGCCGGGAGCGAGCTGGCCCATGTCCGTTTCGTCGACGAGCGTGCGAACCTGCATCTCGCGTAGGTTCGCCATCAGGAACAGCGTGGTGCCACCGGACACGTTGCCGGATGCGGACTGAATGACCATGCCCTCTTCGACGTTCTTCTGGATGATCGTGCCCGTCATCGGGGCCGTAATGCGCACGTCCTCGAGCTGCAGCACCGCGAGGTCGAAGTTCGTCTGAGCCTTCACGAGGTTAGCCCTCGAGTTGGCGTACTCGACCCGTGCCCCTTCGTGCTCCTGCGCCGTGATGACCTCCCGCGCGAGCAGTTGATTGGAGCGCTCGAGTTGGTCTTCGCCGATGTCGAACCGCACCTGCGCCACCTCGAGGTCCGCTTCCGTCTGATCGTAGCGGTTCTGCACGTCTCGAGGGTCGATGTCCGCGAGCAGCTGTCCGGGCCGTACCTCGTCGCCAATATCGACGTGCAACCGCAGAATCTCGCCAGACGCCTTCGACTTGACCTCGACCTCGCGGATCGGTTCGATCGTACCAGTGGCCTCCGCGCTGATCAGGAGAGTGGCCCGCACGACCTCGACCGTCTCGACGGTAGAGGCCGCTTCGGCAGCCTCACCGCCCTCGCAAGCGCTAGCCGTGACGAGGAGGAGGCCGAGAACAGCGCACCGTCCGATCAACTTCGTCATACCGTCGCCCCCGCCCGTTCTTTGAGGAAGTCCTGCTCGATGAGACCGTCCTTCAGGTGGATCTGCCGCTTCGAGTACTCGGCAATGTCGTGCCCGTGTGTCACCAAGACAATCGTCTGTCCCTGCGCGTTGAGCTCGGCGAGCTGCCGCATGATGGCCGCGCTCGTCACCGAGTCCCGCGCGCACCGTCTCCGCGCCGAGCATAGTCCTTCTTCAGATCCTCGATCTTGATGATCAGATCACTCACGGCTCCGCTCCCCCCCCAGAATCGACTCGAGCTCAGCCTGGGCCAGCACTATAAGTCGTAGCTCTCTCATACCTGTCAGTACAGACCAAGTGCTCAAACGTTGACTCGAGACCAGCTCAAGGGCGGGCGGTGGGGTGGGATGGGCCTTGCTCGACTCACCGCCTATCGGTGCATCGAGTATGTAACCTTCAGCACTAGAGAGCTGTTGGAGAGGCCGTCGTACGAGCCGTCGGTGAAGCGTGTCAGGCTATAGACCAGGTAGACGTTGTCGATCTGGCGAAAGATGTAGTTGAGGCGTACCTGGAGGGCGGCGAGGTCTCCTGAGCTGTTGTATTGCATGAACGCCGATGTCAGGAAGGACCCTGTGACCGAGAAGTTCGTACGAAGCCCGACCAGGTGTGTCCTGAACGAGCCCTCGGGCAGATCGACGTCGTTCAAGCTGTAGCTGGGCTGCAGGGACAGGTTGGCGTTGGGGCGAGCGCTGCCGCTGATGGACAGGGTACGCTTGGTCCCGCTCCAGAAGCTGCCGATCTCCGCGCTGACGGTCCCTTGCACCGTCCGGCCGTTGAATGTACGCAGTTCCACGTTCACCGAAGTCCACTCATGCCGGCCCTCCGAGAGCGTCACGCCGGGAACGATCGCGAACGGACGCTCCAGCACTTCTACTCGGTTCCTCAGATCGAGACGCACCACGTCGCCGCTCTCCAGGGTCGCGCCCAGACGCACCGTCGCGCGGCGGGTCTGCAGGTCGCGCTCATCGTCATGGAAGTAGACGAGGCTGGGAGAGATCTCGAACTGTCTGATGAGCTCACTGCTGGGTCGGGGCCTGAGAGCGACGCTCCCGCCCATCATGCGCTCTCGGCGTCTGACGAATCCGACGCCAGGGTCGAAGTCGGGCGATATGTCGAGAACGGTGAAGCCAGCCTGGACGAAATCGTCACGCCACTGCGCGGCGGCGTGCCGGACCCATCGCTCCCCGCCGGATGCCGGCTCGAAGGAGCGGGCCAACATGGCACCCACCTGCAGGTGGTCGGCGATTATGAGGTTGGCATCGGCGGCCAGCACTCGGTTGTAGCTTCCGCCGCCTTCGCGACTCGTCACGATGCCACCGATATAGGAGCGGCCCAGGACTTCCTTGCGGATGCGGCCGACAGCGAAGGTCTCACCTTCGACGCCTCCGACAGCCTCGGTTCGTACCGATAGGAGACCGACGTCTAGACCTCCCGCCTTCCCGGTCAACTTGCCACCCCCGAGTATCGA is a window encoding:
- a CDS encoding carbohydrate binding family 9 domain-containing protein encodes the protein MNVASAALLAAFLQPTPPQPGQIAQQLAATRVSTAPVIDAVLDESLWAGIPAASDFRQREPAEGSLATERTVVRLAYDDAMLYVSAELFDTEPSLLRATELRRDDALDSDDRFTLLLDTFHDHRNGFVFRVNPLGTRYDATVRDERRLRADWDEQWEAAARVTETGWIVEMAIPFKILRFTGGEGAQEWGINFERVIKRKNETVHWAGWSRDYEFTHVSQAGHLLGLAGITQAERVRIRPYLVSGAERLRAVADPKGTKRVLEVGIDDLKLALTSNLTADLTVNPDFAQTEVDQQRVNLTRFSLFFPEKRQFFIEGGDAMRAGINMLHFGPPPLELFYSRRVGLAGGAPQSILGGGKLTGKAGGLDVGLLSVRTEAVGGVEGETFAVGRIRKEVLGRSYIGGIVTSREGGGSYNRVLAADANLIIADHLQVGAMLARSFEPASGGERWVRHAAAQWRDDFVQAGFTVLDISPDFDPGVGFVRRRERMMGGSVALRPRPSSELIRQFEISPSLVYFHDDERDLQTRRATVRLGATLESGDVVRLDLRNRVEVLERPFAIVPGVTLSEGRHEWTSVNVELRTFNGRTVQGTVSAEIGSFWSGTKRTLSISGSARPNANLSLQPSYSLNDVDLPEGSFRTHLVGLRTNFSVTGSFLTSAFMQYNSSGDLAALQVRLNYIFRQIDNVYLVYSLTRFTDGSYDGLSNSSLVLKVTYSMHR
- a CDS encoding ABC transporter permease, which encodes MLFLEILVVSMGAIRANLLRSVLTTLGIVIGIAAVITMVALGEGAQQSVQEQINRLGTTVLTIRPGQQMMHGVARGDTQMSVDDAAALRDGSSGLLTVSPEQQSRMQVTYLRWNSSNTLMGVWPEYFDIYNHSLVAGRFFTWGEVRGRRRVVVLGSNLPESLGETPPELLVGQTIQVRGIPFEVVGVLAEKGDAAWVRPDDQIFVPQSTAQYRVMGGRDRLSAIYAATATTDELDMAYAEIDRIMRRERRIRPGEDADFNISNSSDLLATFNETNETFTLLLAGIAAVSLLVGGIGIMNIMLVSVTERTREIGIRKAMGATKRAIMSQFLVEALFLCTLGGFLGVAAGYGAAEVMTRVAGWDTAVRPEAVIAALAFSAAVGLFFGIWPARRASILDPIDALRYE
- a CDS encoding efflux RND transporter periplasmic adaptor subunit; translation: MTKLIGRCAVLGLLLVTASACEGGEAAEAASTVETVEVVRATLLISAEATGTIEPIREVEVKSKASGEILRLHVDIGDEVRPGQLLADIDPRDVQNRYDQTEADLEVAQVRFDIGEDQLERSNQLLAREVITAQEHEGARVEYANSRANLVKAQTNFDLAVLQLEDVRITAPMTGTIIQKNVEEGMVIQSASGNVSGGTTLFLMANLREMQVRTLVDETDMGQLAPGMVANVTVEAFPDRIFRGAIKKIEPQATVEQNVTMFPVIVSIDNRGGLLKPGMNAEVEVMVDEAVNVLVVPNNAIVKTTDVGPAAMALGLDVDNMDLSEFMSAGRGGFGGYAAMGGRGGGGEGAGRGGRRGGEGGFGGGQGGDHSAGRGQRGGGQSGEITQEEMRARIQGAMAGFGDMGGDGGPPRESRSAVVFVMGADSVPQPRLIQIGLNDWDRTEIVSGVEEGDVLVVVGAAQLMAQQQAYLDRMRERMGGGNPFGGSTRGMGGMRGRGRPR